The proteins below come from a single Mucilaginibacter mali genomic window:
- a CDS encoding bifunctional 4-hydroxy-2-oxoglutarate aldolase/2-dehydro-3-deoxy-phosphogluconate aldolase yields MDKKEAILKLIPEQGILPLYFNKDAEISVNILHALYKAGVKTIEYTNRGEAALKNFAKLREVCDKELSGMYLGVGTIKNAKQAQDFVDAGADYIISPGLVEEVIPVAEKAGLLWVPGCMTPTEIIKAENLGAKVVKLFPGNLLGPSFLSGIKELFPGMLFMPTGGVELTKENIGGWFKAGVCAVGMGSKLISKDVMENQKYDELTAATIEALEIVKASR; encoded by the coding sequence ATGGATAAGAAAGAAGCCATTCTGAAACTGATACCAGAGCAAGGTATCCTGCCCCTGTATTTTAATAAAGATGCCGAGATCAGCGTAAATATTTTACATGCCTTATATAAGGCTGGCGTAAAAACCATCGAATACACTAACCGTGGCGAGGCTGCCTTAAAGAACTTTGCCAAACTGCGCGAGGTTTGCGATAAGGAATTAAGCGGCATGTACCTGGGTGTGGGCACTATTAAAAACGCCAAACAAGCGCAGGACTTTGTTGACGCCGGCGCCGATTATATCATCAGCCCCGGATTGGTTGAAGAAGTGATCCCGGTTGCTGAAAAGGCAGGCTTGTTATGGGTTCCCGGCTGTATGACCCCTACCGAGATCATCAAAGCCGAAAATCTGGGCGCTAAAGTTGTAAAACTATTCCCTGGTAACTTATTAGGCCCGTCATTCCTGTCGGGTATTAAAGAACTGTTCCCTGGTATGCTGTTTATGCCTACCGGCGGTGTTGAGTTAACAAAGGAAAACATTGGCGGCTGGTTTAAAGCAGGTGTTTGCGCAGTTGGGATGGGCAGCAAACTGATAAGCAAAGACGTGATGGAAAACCAAAAATACGACGAATTAACCGCGGCTACTATCGAAGCTTTAGAAATAGTTAAAGCAAGCCGCTAA
- a CDS encoding MutS-related protein — translation MGIAVVIVIAIILLLVILTYAGNIRKRNKRLAAIRENWGKPADHLPNFKQVALYLQADPDQFRLSAATMADLDIEQVFTYIDRTCSKPGQQYLYNRLLSRAAIPANINNIDKQVDALPADKSVLETYQLQLAELSDPNAYYLPELFKAQESLFSPLVTFYIRVSGITVLALFMLMIATHNQLYFIVLMLMVMANFVIHYVNKRKVAQYTHSLPQLIKLINAATWFRKQTGTPVNQQVSDTINHMGSLKRSLSFVSINSAVRDPTDVMYALSELIKTLLLLEPLMFISSINLVNKYRPGIHLIFDYIGHIDFLISIRSVRDGLAYYSKPVFSPDSDLDIRELYHPLVTDCVANSINTSADRGVLVTGSNMSGKTTFIRSIAINALLAQTMFTSCSKSYSAPWLNIYTSIRISDDMEEHKSYFQAEALSVLDIMQQCDAAKPNKNLVLIDEIFRGTNTIERIAAAKAVLAYLTANGNFVFVSTHDLELAELLGSDYTTYSFEELVTADARLVFDYRMKPGLLKNKNGIAILQAMGYPQSVVDDAGLVSEQLRAKYQL, via the coding sequence ATGGGCATTGCTGTTGTAATCGTCATCGCGATAATATTATTACTGGTAATACTTACCTATGCCGGCAATATCCGCAAACGGAATAAACGCCTGGCTGCTATCCGCGAAAATTGGGGTAAGCCTGCTGATCATCTACCTAATTTTAAACAGGTAGCCTTATACCTGCAAGCCGATCCCGATCAATTCCGGTTATCTGCTGCTACCATGGCCGACCTGGATATTGAGCAGGTTTTTACCTATATCGACCGTACCTGCTCCAAACCCGGTCAGCAATATTTATATAACCGGCTTTTATCGCGCGCTGCTATACCGGCCAACATCAATAATATTGATAAACAAGTGGATGCTTTGCCTGCCGACAAAAGTGTTTTAGAAACCTACCAGCTGCAATTAGCCGAACTAAGCGACCCGAACGCCTATTACCTGCCCGAATTGTTTAAAGCACAGGAATCGCTGTTCAGTCCGCTGGTTACTTTTTATATCAGGGTGTCCGGTATTACCGTCCTCGCGTTATTTATGCTGATGATAGCCACGCATAACCAGCTTTATTTTATTGTGCTGATGCTAATGGTGATGGCTAACTTTGTGATCCATTATGTTAATAAACGAAAGGTGGCGCAGTATACCCATTCGCTGCCGCAACTTATCAAACTCATTAATGCGGCCACATGGTTCCGCAAGCAAACGGGCACACCGGTAAACCAGCAGGTAAGCGATACCATTAACCATATGGGCAGCCTGAAGCGGTCTTTGAGTTTTGTGAGCATCAATTCGGCTGTGCGCGACCCTACGGATGTGATGTATGCCTTGTCCGAACTGATCAAAACCCTTTTGTTGTTAGAACCACTGATGTTTATCAGTTCTATTAACCTGGTGAATAAATATCGCCCGGGTATCCACCTCATCTTTGATTACATAGGCCATATCGATTTCCTGATCAGTATCCGTTCTGTGCGCGATGGCCTCGCCTATTACAGCAAGCCGGTGTTTAGCCCCGATAGCGATCTTGACATCCGGGAACTTTACCATCCCCTGGTTACGGATTGCGTTGCCAATTCTATCAATACCAGTGCCGACAGGGGCGTATTGGTAACGGGATCCAACATGTCGGGCAAAACCACTTTTATCCGCAGTATTGCTATCAACGCCTTGCTTGCGCAAACCATGTTTACCAGTTGCAGCAAAAGCTATAGCGCGCCGTGGCTAAATATTTATACCAGTATCCGCATAAGCGATGATATGGAGGAGCATAAAAGCTATTTTCAAGCCGAGGCTTTATCTGTTTTAGATATCATGCAGCAATGCGATGCCGCTAAACCCAACAAAAACCTGGTGCTGATAGACGAGATCTTTCGCGGCACAAACACCATCGAACGTATTGCCGCGGCCAAAGCTGTGCTGGCCTACTTAACCGCCAATGGCAATTTTGTATTTGTATCTACCCACGACCTGGAACTGGCCGAATTATTGGGCAGCGATTATACCACTTACTCATTCGAGGAACTGGTTACTGCCGATGCCCGCCTGGTGTTTGATTATCGTATGAAGCCGGGACTATTGAAAAACAAGAACGGGATCGCTATTCTGCAGGCCATGGGCTACCCGCAAAGCGTTGTTGATGATGCGGGTTTGGTAAGTGAGCAGCTAAGGGCGAAATATCAGTTGTAA
- a CDS encoding enoyl-CoA hydratase/isomerase family protein → MSDTANGYVNSVTDSSGVTTITFFHPAQNSLPSALLARLTSAIDQAGHDDATRVIVLKSAGDRTFCAGASFDELLQLKDKQSGAQFFMGFANVINAIRTCTKIVIARIQGKAVGGGVGLAAAADYCLATEAASIKLSELAIGIGPFVISPVVQRKVGLPAFSQLTIRATDFQNAQWAMGKGLYNEVYADIPALDEAVDGLAQKLASYHPGALTGLKQIMWEGTENWDTLLATRAAISGELVLSNFTQHALQGFLSGKR, encoded by the coding sequence ATGAGTGATACAGCAAACGGCTATGTAAATTCTGTTACCGATAGTTCAGGTGTTACCACCATCACCTTTTTTCATCCAGCGCAAAACTCGTTGCCATCGGCATTGCTGGCCCGGTTAACTTCGGCAATTGATCAGGCCGGACATGACGACGCCACCCGCGTCATTGTTTTAAAAAGTGCCGGCGACCGCACCTTTTGCGCAGGCGCCAGTTTTGATGAATTGCTGCAACTAAAAGATAAGCAAAGCGGCGCGCAATTTTTTATGGGTTTTGCCAACGTTATCAACGCTATACGCACCTGTACTAAAATTGTGATAGCCCGCATACAGGGCAAAGCGGTAGGCGGCGGCGTAGGTTTAGCCGCCGCGGCAGATTACTGCCTGGCTACCGAAGCTGCATCCATCAAACTAAGCGAGTTAGCCATTGGCATTGGCCCCTTTGTGATATCGCCTGTGGTACAACGCAAGGTGGGCTTACCGGCATTTTCGCAGTTAACCATCCGCGCTACCGATTTTCAGAACGCGCAATGGGCCATGGGCAAAGGTTTATATAATGAGGTTTATGCCGATATACCCGCACTTGATGAAGCCGTTGACGGACTTGCGCAAAAACTGGCTTCCTACCATCCCGGCGCGCTGACCGGCCTGAAGCAAATTATGTGGGAAGGCACCGAAAACTGGGATACCTTACTGGCCACCCGCGCCGCCATCAGCGGCGAACTGGTATTATCAAACTTTACGCAACATGCCCTGCAAGGCTTCTTAAGCGGGAAACGTTAA
- a CDS encoding sugar kinase: MSKKVVTLGEIMLRLSTPDFKRFVQSDSFDVTYGGGEANVSAALCNYGLNGTFVSKVPNNPIGQSAINHLRRYGVDTQFVARGGDRLGIYFLETGASMRASQVVYDRAGASIADVDASEFDWDAIFEGADWFHTTGITPALSDKAAALTLAALKAAKEKGITTSIDLNYRKKLWSKEKARKVMTELCQYVDVCIGNEEDADTTLGFTSEGTDVTKGELNLDGYKSVFKQMKEKFGFKHIASTLRESHSASDNGWSALVYDGNEFYHTKQYEVRIVDRVGSGDSFASGFIFGLVTGMSQGDAAEFGVAASALKHTIPGDLNHATLSEVKDLVKGDGSGRVQR; this comes from the coding sequence ATGTCTAAAAAAGTCGTAACCCTGGGCGAGATAATGCTTAGATTATCTACCCCTGATTTTAAAAGATTTGTTCAGTCAGATTCATTTGATGTTACCTATGGTGGCGGCGAAGCCAACGTATCGGCAGCGCTTTGCAACTACGGGCTGAATGGTACCTTCGTGTCAAAAGTTCCAAACAACCCAATTGGCCAGTCTGCCATTAACCACCTGCGCCGTTACGGTGTTGATACGCAATTTGTGGCGCGTGGTGGCGACAGGTTAGGTATCTACTTTTTAGAAACAGGCGCTTCTATGCGTGCATCGCAGGTGGTTTATGACCGTGCAGGCGCTTCTATTGCCGATGTTGACGCCAGCGAGTTTGACTGGGACGCGATTTTTGAAGGTGCCGATTGGTTCCATACTACCGGTATCACCCCGGCCCTGAGCGATAAGGCTGCTGCCCTTACTTTAGCTGCTTTAAAAGCTGCAAAGGAAAAAGGCATCACTACCTCTATCGACCTTAACTACCGTAAAAAACTATGGAGCAAAGAGAAAGCACGTAAAGTGATGACCGAGCTTTGCCAGTATGTTGACGTTTGTATTGGTAACGAAGAAGATGCCGACACTACTTTAGGCTTCACCAGCGAAGGTACCGACGTAACCAAAGGCGAACTGAACCTTGACGGTTACAAAAGCGTTTTCAAACAAATGAAAGAGAAATTTGGCTTTAAGCATATCGCCTCTACCCTGCGCGAAAGCCACAGCGCCAGCGATAACGGCTGGAGCGCCTTAGTATACGATGGTAACGAGTTTTACCACACTAAACAGTACGAAGTACGTATTGTTGACCGTGTGGGCAGCGGCGACTCTTTCGCCAGCGGTTTCATCTTCGGTTTAGTTACCGGCATGAGCCAGGGCGATGCTGCCGAGTTTGGTGTTGCTGCTTCGGCATTGAAACACACCATCCCTGGCGACTTGAACCACGCTACTTTATCAGAGGTTAAAGACCTGGTAAAAGGCGACGGCAGTGGCCGTGTACAGCGTTAA
- a CDS encoding MFS transporter produces the protein MSKDTIGKFRWTICSLLFIATTINYLDRQVLSLLQPTLEGKFGWTNTDYANITAVFQFTYAICLLFAGRIIDKLGTKWGFGWAIIIWSIGAILHAFAIPIGNVVGGLFGYVSVATLSVAGFMFGRGILAIGESGNFPAAIKATAEYFPKRERSLATGIFNSGAGIGAILAPICIPWIEQKWGWEAAFVAVGAMGFVWLVLWLIIYEKPERQKRLSAAELTHILSDDAAVKAPVAGAAPVEEKVSWTKLLGYRQTWSFAFGKFMTDGVWWFFLFWLPAYLKAQYGMVKSDISFPLAVLYMLTMIGSIGGGWFPAYFAKKGHDIYMARMKAMLAIAVFPLIVLLAQPLGSYSYWVPVILIGIGASAHQAWSANIFTTVSDMFPKKAIGTVIGIGGMAGGLGGVIINKLGGYLFDKYKALGHIETGYTIMFTICAVAYLIAWIVMKALVPRYKQVEL, from the coding sequence ATGAGTAAAGACACGATAGGCAAGTTCAGGTGGACCATCTGCTCGTTGCTTTTTATTGCAACAACCATCAACTACCTGGACCGCCAGGTGCTGAGCCTTTTGCAGCCCACCCTGGAAGGGAAGTTTGGCTGGACCAATACCGATTATGCCAACATAACAGCGGTATTTCAGTTCACCTACGCTATTTGCCTTTTATTTGCAGGCCGCATTATAGATAAGCTGGGTACTAAATGGGGTTTCGGCTGGGCCATTATTATCTGGTCTATCGGTGCTATTTTACATGCCTTCGCCATCCCTATTGGTAATGTGGTTGGCGGCTTGTTCGGTTACGTAAGTGTGGCTACCTTGTCTGTTGCCGGCTTTATGTTTGGCAGGGGGATCCTGGCCATCGGCGAATCGGGTAACTTCCCGGCAGCTATTAAAGCCACAGCCGAATATTTTCCTAAAAGGGAGCGTTCGCTGGCTACCGGCATCTTTAACTCGGGCGCGGGTATCGGTGCAATTTTGGCGCCTATCTGTATCCCCTGGATCGAACAGAAATGGGGATGGGAGGCTGCTTTCGTTGCCGTTGGCGCAATGGGTTTTGTTTGGCTGGTGCTATGGCTGATCATTTATGAAAAACCTGAACGTCAAAAACGCCTTTCGGCCGCAGAATTAACCCATATCCTTTCTGACGATGCCGCGGTTAAAGCACCTGTTGCCGGCGCTGCACCTGTTGAAGAAAAGGTAAGCTGGACAAAGCTGCTGGGCTATCGCCAAACCTGGTCGTTTGCCTTTGGTAAATTCATGACCGATGGCGTTTGGTGGTTCTTCCTGTTCTGGCTGCCTGCCTACTTAAAGGCTCAATACGGTATGGTAAAATCAGATATCAGTTTCCCGCTGGCTGTATTGTATATGCTAACCATGATCGGTAGTATTGGCGGCGGCTGGTTCCCTGCATATTTCGCTAAAAAAGGCCACGATATTTATATGGCCCGTATGAAAGCCATGCTGGCTATCGCGGTGTTCCCGCTTATTGTTTTACTTGCACAACCATTGGGCAGTTACAGCTACTGGGTGCCGGTTATTCTTATCGGGATCGGTGCATCAGCCCACCAGGCCTGGAGTGCTAATATCTTCACTACCGTATCGGATATGTTCCCTAAAAAGGCCATTGGTACTGTTATCGGTATCGGCGGTATGGCCGGCGGCCTTGGCGGTGTGATCATCAATAAGCTGGGCGGTTACCTGTTTGATAAATACAAGGCACTTGGCCATATCGAAACCGGCTACACCATTATGTTCACCATTTGCGCGGTAGCTTATTTGATAGCCTGGATTGTAATGAAAGCATTGGTGCCCCGCTACAAACAGGTTGAATTATAA